A window from Corynebacterium singulare encodes these proteins:
- a CDS encoding solute symporter family protein yields the protein MQTFTVAAAESSAGNPILNIGVFAAFLVITMYVVLRAGKSTKEASDFYTGGGSFSGRQNGLAISGDYLSAASFLGIVGAVALNGYDGFLYSVGFFVAWLVALMLVAEPMRNVGRFTMADVLSFRLKQRPVRVAAAISTLFVSLFYLIAQMAGAGSLVAVLLNIHDFKWQAVVVGIVGILMIVYVLIGGMKGTTYVQMIKAVLLVTGVVIMCILTFVMLKGGFSTLFSQAIDMHANSAAIKEGGYEASQIMEPGLKYGKNLTTKLDFISLGIALVLGVGGLPHVLMRFYTVPTATEARRSVTWAIVIIGAFYLMTLVLGYGAAALVGPDRILAAPGGANSAAPLLALEIGGSIFMAVISAVAFATVLAVVAGLAITASASIAHDVYHSVIRNGESTEAEQVRVSQITVVILGIASIILGILAMTQNVAFLVSLAFAVAASANLPTILYSLYWRRFNTAGAVASMYTGVISCLVLIFLSPAVSGTPTSMFPNADWSIFPLSSPGLVTIPLAFFAGWIVSIMTPPDNLEELSAEMEVRSLTGVGVEAPVDH from the coding sequence ATGCAGACCTTTACTGTCGCCGCAGCGGAATCCTCCGCCGGCAATCCGATTCTGAACATCGGCGTTTTCGCCGCCTTCTTGGTTATCACCATGTACGTGGTGCTTCGTGCCGGAAAGTCCACCAAAGAAGCGTCGGACTTCTATACCGGTGGCGGTAGCTTCTCCGGCCGTCAGAACGGCCTTGCTATCTCCGGTGACTACCTCTCCGCGGCATCCTTCCTTGGAATCGTTGGTGCCGTAGCACTGAACGGATATGACGGCTTCCTGTACTCGGTCGGCTTCTTCGTCGCCTGGCTCGTAGCTCTTATGCTCGTGGCGGAGCCGATGCGTAACGTCGGCCGCTTCACCATGGCAGACGTGTTGTCCTTCCGCCTTAAGCAGCGCCCGGTCCGCGTGGCAGCAGCCATCTCGACCTTGTTTGTGTCGCTGTTCTACCTCATCGCGCAGATGGCCGGTGCAGGTTCCCTCGTGGCCGTGCTGCTGAATATCCACGATTTCAAGTGGCAGGCAGTCGTGGTCGGCATCGTGGGAATCCTCATGATCGTTTACGTTCTCATCGGTGGCATGAAGGGCACCACCTACGTGCAGATGATCAAGGCCGTGCTTCTGGTGACCGGTGTGGTCATCATGTGCATTCTGACCTTCGTCATGCTCAAAGGTGGCTTTAGCACGCTCTTTAGCCAGGCTATTGATATGCACGCTAACTCCGCTGCGATCAAGGAGGGCGGCTATGAGGCCTCCCAGATTATGGAGCCGGGTCTGAAGTATGGCAAGAACCTGACCACCAAGCTTGACTTTATCTCCCTGGGTATTGCGCTCGTTCTGGGCGTTGGCGGTCTGCCGCACGTTCTCATGCGTTTCTACACGGTGCCGACTGCCACCGAGGCTCGCCGCTCCGTTACGTGGGCCATCGTTATTATCGGTGCCTTCTACCTCATGACCCTGGTTCTGGGCTACGGTGCTGCCGCTTTGGTTGGTCCGGACCGCATCCTCGCTGCGCCGGGTGGTGCAAACTCTGCGGCGCCGTTGCTAGCACTGGAAATCGGCGGTTCCATCTTCATGGCGGTTATCTCCGCGGTGGCGTTTGCTACAGTCCTTGCCGTTGTGGCAGGCCTGGCCATTACCGCGTCCGCGTCTATCGCGCACGATGTCTACCACTCTGTCATCCGCAACGGCGAGTCCACCGAGGCCGAGCAAGTCCGCGTCTCCCAGATCACCGTGGTTATTCTCGGTATAGCGTCCATCATCCTGGGTATTCTCGCCATGACTCAGAACGTCGCCTTCCTGGTGTCCCTGGCCTTCGCCGTTGCCGCCTCTGCGAACTTGCCGACTATCCTGTACTCCCTGTACTGGCGTCGTTTCAACACCGCAGGCGCAGTGGCCTCGATGTACACCGGCGTTATCTCGTGTCTGGTGCTCATCTTCCTGTCCCCGGCAGTATCCGGAACTCCGACCTCGATGTTCCCTAACGCTGACTGGTCTATCTTCCCGCTGTCCTCCCCGGGTCTTGTGACCATCCCTTTGGCGTTCTTTGCAGGCTGGATCGTGTCCATCATGACTCCGCCGGACAACCTCGAAGAGCTCTCCGCCGAGATGGAGGTTCGTTCCCTGACCGGTGTCGGCGTTGAGGCTCCGGTTGACCACTAA
- a CDS encoding DUF485 domain-containing protein, protein MTDAPASLNSRREPTPQEFIAMRDSPQFSKLRGTYRKFTFPMTVAFFLWYVLYVLAAVFAPEFMGTEIGGGWNIGLVFGLAQFLTTFVITYIYVNYANKNIEPQSAAIRQELEG, encoded by the coding sequence ATGACTGATGCACCTGCCTCGCTTAACTCGCGCCGCGAACCTACGCCGCAAGAGTTTATTGCCATGCGGGATAGCCCCCAGTTCAGCAAACTGCGCGGAACCTACCGCAAGTTCACTTTCCCCATGACCGTGGCCTTCTTTCTGTGGTACGTCCTGTACGTACTTGCAGCCGTGTTTGCGCCGGAGTTCATGGGAACTGAAATTGGTGGCGGCTGGAACATTGGCCTTGTATTCGGCTTGGCTCAGTTTCTGACCACCTTCGTCATTACGTACATCTACGTCAATTACGCCAACAAGAACATTGAGCCGCAGTCAGCGGCCATTCGCCAGGAACTGGAGGGCTAA
- a CDS encoding aldo/keto reductase: MGDMSVPQTTFNDDREMPLLGLGTYKLRGEDLTRCVREAIELGYRHFDTATLYENETELGHALADAMKAGDVTRDELFITSKVWHDHHGKGKVDLAFRESLDKLQLDYLDLYLIHWPWPQGGLYVETFEEMARLQGMGQIASIGVANFYEETLQELMAKTGIVPVLNQVELHPGFTQPGLREFHDNHDIVTEAWSPLARGVILNNPEVAAVAEKHGITPGQAVLAYLMAKGISVIPKSSRRERLEENFAAATIELTREDIEVLDSLDGREGFGRMFKDPREFPGAE, translated from the coding sequence ATGGGGGACATGAGTGTCCCACAAACCACGTTTAATGATGACCGCGAGATGCCGTTGCTGGGTCTCGGAACCTACAAACTGCGCGGTGAGGATCTCACCCGCTGCGTGCGCGAGGCTATCGAGCTGGGCTACCGCCACTTTGATACAGCAACTCTCTATGAGAATGAGACGGAGCTAGGTCACGCTTTGGCCGACGCCATGAAGGCCGGTGACGTCACTCGTGATGAGCTCTTCATCACCAGCAAGGTCTGGCATGACCACCACGGCAAAGGCAAGGTGGACTTGGCTTTCCGTGAGTCTCTGGACAAGCTGCAGCTGGACTACCTTGACCTGTACCTTATCCACTGGCCCTGGCCACAGGGAGGGCTCTACGTGGAGACATTCGAGGAAATGGCTCGTTTGCAGGGCATGGGGCAGATTGCCTCCATTGGTGTGGCAAACTTCTACGAGGAGACCCTCCAGGAGCTCATGGCAAAGACTGGCATCGTGCCTGTTCTGAACCAGGTGGAGCTGCACCCGGGCTTTACGCAGCCGGGGCTGCGGGAATTCCACGACAATCACGACATTGTCACAGAGGCCTGGTCGCCGCTGGCGCGCGGTGTCATCCTCAACAACCCCGAGGTTGCCGCCGTTGCAGAGAAGCACGGCATCACTCCTGGGCAGGCGGTGCTGGCTTATCTGATGGCGAAGGGGATTTCTGTCATCCCGAAGTCCAGCCGTCGCGAGCGCCTTGAGGAGAATTTCGCGGCTGCCACGATCGAATTGACCCGCGAGGACATCGAGGTTCTTGATTCCCTTGACGGCCGTGAGGGATTTGGACGCATGTTCAAGGATCCGCGCGAGTTCCCCGGAGCTGAGTAA